One window of Geoalkalibacter sp. genomic DNA carries:
- a CDS encoding 3-isopropylmalate dehydratase large subunit, which yields MGKTIAEKIFDAHLRDEPFSGTYVLDLDRVLCHEITTPVAIADLQWRGKDRVFDNTKIKAVIDHVTPAKDSKTALQGKMLRDWAHRHAIKDFFDVGHNGVCHALFPEKGYIRPGFTVIMGDSHTCTHGAFGAFAAGVGTTDLEVGILKGVCAFRKPDTIRINLTGTLAPGVYAKDVILYVIGQIGVNGATDRVIEFRGNIVDEMSMEARMTLSNMAIEAGGTSGICLPDMTTVEYLWPFIQNDYPSKEAACEDFRRWHSDADAVYEKVLDFDVSSLEPMVTYGYKPDCVKPVGEMAGARVDQVYIGTCTNGRIEDLRVAAAVLKGKKIAEHVRGIVSPATPKIFKDALKEGIIDIFMDAGFCVTNPTCGACLGMSNGVLAEGEVCASTSNRNFNGRMGKGGMVHLMSPATAAATAIAGVIADARKL from the coding sequence ATGGGAAAAACCATCGCCGAGAAGATTTTCGACGCGCACCTGCGCGACGAACCGTTTTCCGGGACCTACGTCCTCGATCTCGATCGCGTGCTCTGCCACGAGATCACCACGCCGGTGGCCATCGCCGATCTGCAATGGCGCGGCAAGGATCGGGTGTTCGACAACACCAAGATCAAGGCCGTCATCGACCATGTGACGCCCGCCAAGGACAGCAAGACCGCCCTGCAGGGCAAGATGCTGCGCGACTGGGCGCATCGTCATGCCATTAAAGATTTCTTCGACGTCGGCCATAACGGCGTCTGCCATGCCCTGTTTCCGGAAAAAGGCTATATCCGCCCGGGTTTCACCGTCATCATGGGCGACAGCCACACCTGCACCCACGGCGCCTTTGGCGCTTTCGCCGCCGGTGTCGGCACCACCGATCTCGAAGTCGGCATCCTTAAAGGGGTGTGCGCCTTTCGCAAGCCCGACACCATCCGCATCAACCTCACCGGCACCCTGGCGCCGGGCGTTTACGCCAAGGACGTGATCCTCTATGTTATCGGCCAGATCGGCGTCAACGGCGCCACCGACCGGGTCATCGAATTCCGCGGCAACATCGTCGACGAGATGTCCATGGAGGCGCGCATGACGCTCAGCAACATGGCCATCGAGGCCGGGGGCACCAGCGGCATCTGCCTGCCCGACATGACCACCGTGGAGTATCTCTGGCCCTTCATCCAGAACGATTACCCGAGCAAGGAAGCGGCCTGCGAGGACTTTCGCCGCTGGCATTCCGACGCGGACGCGGTGTACGAAAAAGTTCTCGATTTCGACGTATCCTCCCTCGAACCCATGGTCACCTACGGTTACAAGCCCGATTGCGTCAAGCCCGTGGGCGAAATGGCCGGCGCCCGCGTCGATCAGGTCTACATCGGCACCTGCACCAACGGGCGCATCGAGGATTTGCGCGTGGCGGCCGCGGTGCTCAAGGGCAAAAAGATCGCCGAGCACGTGCGCGGCATCGTTTCGCCCGCAACGCCGAAAATCTTCAAGGATGCCCTCAAGGAGGGGATCATCGATATCTTCATGGATGCCGGATTCTGCGTCACCAATCCCACCTGCGGCGCTTGCCTGGGGATGAGTAACGGCGTGCTGGCCGAGGGCGAGGTCTGCGCCTCGACCAGCAACCGCAACTTCAACGGGCGCATGGGCAAGGGCGGCATGGTGCATCTGATGAGTCCGGCCACCGCAGCGGCAACGGCCATCGCCGGGGTGATCGCCGACGCCCGGAAACTCTAG
- the leuD gene encoding 3-isopropylmalate dehydratase small subunit — translation MKKTFGGPAIFLDRSDINTDEIIPAKYLTEVTKDALKPYILEDLKLEGFDPKGQALKNARVLVTRENFGCGSSREHAPWVFEVNGIHTIIAQSYARIFRQNTFNGGMLAIELPKADIDRLFALSLEGAVEIAVDLESQTLKARAGGREETLRFEISPFDKALVQAGGWVEFADARY, via the coding sequence ATGAAAAAAACATTCGGCGGCCCGGCGATTTTCCTCGACCGTTCCGACATCAATACCGATGAAATCATTCCCGCGAAATACCTGACGGAAGTGACCAAGGATGCCCTCAAGCCCTATATCCTCGAGGATCTCAAGCTCGAAGGCTTCGATCCCAAGGGCCAGGCGCTGAAAAACGCGCGGGTGCTGGTCACCCGCGAGAACTTCGGCTGCGGCTCGTCGCGCGAGCATGCGCCCTGGGTGTTCGAGGTCAACGGCATTCACACCATCATCGCGCAGAGCTACGCGCGTATTTTTCGGCAGAACACCTTCAACGGCGGCATGCTCGCCATTGAACTGCCCAAGGCCGATATCGACCGCCTCTTCGCCCTGTCCCTGGAGGGCGCGGTGGAAATCGCCGTGGATCTTGAGAGTCAGACCCTCAAGGCGCGCGCCGGCGGGCGCGAGGAAACCTTGCGGTTCGAGATCAGTCCCTTCGACAAGGCCCTGGTGCAGGCGGGCGGCTGGGTCGAGTTCGCCGACGCACGCTATTGA